The Gordonibacter urolithinfaciens genome contains a region encoding:
- a CDS encoding sensor histidine kinase: MSLSAYLRDNLAAIGVGVLCCLGVAGMLAVLGVGTDATVLVPCFVALCGAVVLGIGYVRRRRFYTELARIVEDLDSTYFASELVEDPGFLEGHLAHEALEAVGKAAADDVAFHRRQAESYRDYIELWIHEIKTPIAAAHLMAADLHGGVAAKLKAELDRIESYVEQALYYARSTSLARDYAIRELPLAEAVRAACKKNARYLIEHGAIPSIEVGDDVSVFADASWLSFVLGQVVVNAAKYGATAVRFTAREEGTGTSAARTVLEIADNGRGIPAADVPRVFDRGFTGENGRAQGSATGMGLYLVATLCEKMGLGVGLASEEGTGTRVMLAFPHDRRRRDVG, encoded by the coding sequence ATGAGCCTGTCCGCCTATCTGCGCGACAACCTCGCGGCCATCGGCGTGGGCGTGCTGTGCTGCCTGGGCGTGGCCGGCATGCTGGCGGTGCTGGGCGTGGGCACGGACGCCACGGTGCTCGTGCCGTGTTTCGTGGCGCTGTGCGGCGCGGTGGTGCTCGGCATCGGCTACGTGCGCAGACGCCGCTTCTATACCGAGCTCGCGCGCATCGTCGAGGACCTCGACAGCACCTACTTCGCCTCGGAGCTCGTGGAGGATCCCGGCTTCCTCGAGGGGCATCTGGCCCACGAGGCGCTCGAGGCGGTGGGAAAGGCCGCGGCCGACGATGTGGCGTTCCATCGGCGGCAGGCCGAGTCGTACCGCGACTACATCGAGCTGTGGATACACGAGATCAAGACGCCCATCGCCGCCGCCCATCTCATGGCGGCCGACCTGCACGGGGGCGTGGCTGCGAAGCTGAAGGCCGAGCTGGACCGTATCGAGTCCTACGTGGAGCAGGCGCTCTACTATGCGCGCTCCACCTCGCTCGCGCGCGACTACGCCATTCGCGAGCTGCCGTTGGCCGAGGCCGTGCGAGCGGCCTGCAAGAAGAACGCGCGCTACCTGATTGAGCACGGCGCCATCCCGTCCATCGAGGTGGGGGACGATGTCTCCGTGTTTGCCGATGCCTCCTGGCTCTCCTTCGTATTGGGGCAGGTCGTGGTGAACGCGGCGAAATACGGCGCGACTGCCGTGCGCTTCACCGCGCGCGAGGAGGGCACGGGCACGAGCGCGGCGCGCACCGTGCTGGAGATCGCCGACAACGGGCGGGGAATCCCCGCTGCGGACGTCCCGCGCGTGTTCGACCGCGGCTTCACCGGCGAGAACGGCCGCGCCCAGGGCTCGGCCACCGGCATGGGCCTGTACCTGGTGGCCACGCTCTGCGAGAAGATGGGCCTCGGCGTGGGCCTGGCCTCCGAGGAGGGCACCGGTACCCGCGTCATGCTCGCGTTTCCGCACGACCGCAGGCGCAGGGACGTCGGGTGA
- a CDS encoding ABC transporter ATP-binding protein: MTEVYATPSAACAQQAPAAYASGSRPILSVRQIEKVYGSKDSVTKAVRDISFDVMPGEFVGIMGPSGSGKTTLLNCVATIDTVTSGHILVDGRDVTGLRSRALAKFRRDDLGFIFQDSNLLDTLTGFENIALALTVKGEPTGRVKPKVDAIAATLGVSEVLGKYPYQMSGGQRQRIAAARAMVADPKLVLADEPTGALDSRSATVMLETLEMMNSSLGATIMMVTHDSYAASFASRILFVKDGAVFNEIRKGDTSRKDFFNRIMEVVTFLGGDVRDAR, encoded by the coding sequence ATGACCGAAGTTTACGCGACCCCGTCGGCGGCTTGCGCGCAGCAGGCGCCGGCCGCCTATGCGTCCGGCTCCCGGCCCATCCTGTCGGTTCGCCAGATAGAGAAGGTGTACGGGAGCAAAGATTCCGTCACCAAGGCGGTGCGCGACATCAGCTTCGACGTGATGCCGGGCGAGTTCGTGGGCATCATGGGGCCCTCGGGCTCCGGCAAGACCACGCTGCTCAATTGCGTGGCCACCATCGACACCGTGACGAGCGGCCATATCCTCGTCGACGGGCGCGACGTCACGGGGCTGCGCTCCCGCGCGCTCGCGAAGTTCCGCCGCGACGACCTGGGCTTCATCTTCCAGGACTCCAACCTGCTGGACACGCTCACCGGCTTCGAGAACATCGCGCTCGCGCTTACGGTGAAGGGCGAGCCCACCGGCCGGGTGAAACCCAAGGTGGACGCCATCGCGGCCACGCTCGGCGTGTCCGAGGTGCTGGGGAAGTACCCTTACCAGATGTCGGGCGGCCAGCGCCAGCGCATCGCCGCCGCCCGCGCCATGGTGGCCGATCCGAAGCTCGTGCTTGCCGACGAGCCCACGGGCGCGCTCGACTCGCGCAGCGCCACCGTCATGCTGGAGACGCTCGAGATGATGAACTCCTCGCTCGGCGCCACCATCATGATGGTCACGCATGATTCCTACGCCGCCTCGTTTGCAAGCCGCATCCTGTTCGTCAAGGACGGCGCCGTGTTCAACGAGATACGCAAGGGCGACACCTCGCGCAAGGACTTCTTCAACCGGATCATGGAAGTGGTCACGTTCCTGGGCGGTGACGTGCGCGATGCTCGCTAA